From Streptomyces cyaneogriseus subsp. noncyanogenus, the proteins below share one genomic window:
- a CDS encoding type I polyketide synthase translates to MENEGRLRNYLKQAVGELQDTRERLRELERAAAEPIAIVGMACRFPGGVGSPDGLWELVAEGRDAVGAFPTDRGWDIDGRYDPEPGAPGRFYARGGGFLYDAAEFDAEFFGISPREALAMDPQQRLLLETSWEALERTGVDPQSLRGSDTGVYVGLMGHGGQRYGLGAPESGQGGEGFGGTGSAASVASGRIAYLLGLEGPTLTVDTACSSSLVTMHLASRALRGGECSLALAGGAAVMATLDTFVEFSRQRGLAEDGRCKAFSAAADGTGWSEGAGMLVLERLSDAQRLGHPVLAVLRGSAVNSDGASNGLTAPNGPSQQRVIRRALADAGLTPAEVDAVDAHGTGTRLGDPIEAQALLATYGRDRPPERPLWLGSLKSNIGHAQAAAGVGGVIKMVLALRHGMLPKTLHVEEPTPAVDWTSGAVELLTEARAWPETGRPRRAAVSAFGISGTNAHVILEQAPPDPRPEPEQGPGPTPPLLLSASSAAALAARAEQLHAHITARPDAPVARALATRAPRLAHRAAVTGDDPLAALRALAEGRPSPDVLLGTAQPRGKTVFVFPGQGSQWSGMALELYHASDVFRAQSDACADALSSHVDWNLLDALAGPLDKVDVVQPALWAVMISLAALWRHHGVAPDAVLGHSQGEIAAAYVAGALSLADSAAVVALRSKAITRLSGTGGMASVQLPAAEAARRIERYAGAVEIAAVNGPSGTVVAGTPAELADLVASCEADGIRARTIPVDYASHAAPVETLREEIRTALSGLRPRPTRIPFHSTVTGQVMAGEELDAEYWFRNLRRTVGFAAGTRALLDQGHRVFVEVSAHPVLTTAIGETAEEAEASDALVLESLRRDDGGPARFRAALARAQVHGVDVDWHVAPAAAELPTYPFQRRRYWLREAAGPGDTAALGLRPADHPLLGAALRTADADTLVLTGRLSRTAHPWLADHRLGDTVLLPGAALAELALHAGDRAGCGHLAELTLREPVVLDTDLDVQVLVGPQAGDQRPVSVHTSPSGQEEWTRHAEGLLTTEHPADPGDLAAWPPAGAVAVPVAGFYESLADRGYSYGPAFRGVRAAWRDGEVLYASVELPDGLDVSGYGLHPALLDASLHPAGLAGTDGLRVPFGWSGVHLYATGARTARVRLSPAGPDSIALLVADETGRAVASVRELALRPLDAATLGRPRVDGSALFGLDLTPVELPDAPAEPDWVTLPADGRPDPAAPRPATAALWACPTGEVEEVVARTLDVVRTWLATRELADVPLVVLTRADDLAHRAVAGLLRTARTEHPGRLRHIDADDHPHTRRALPAAMAAGHPELTVRGGRGAVPRLVRASASPPLTAPPDQPWRLSLTYRGDLDGLSLTPCPEMLRPLEAGEVRVAVRAGGLNFKAVLLELGMVAPDGWSSLGEGAGIVLETGAEVTGLAPGDRVMGLFTGGLGSVTISDARLVVPMPKRLSFAQAAGVPVVYLTAYYGLADLAGLRAGESLLLHAATGGVGFAAFQLARHWGAEVFATAGSGKREVLRAWGFDDDHLADSRSLGYAARFGDVTGGRGVDVVLNSLAHEHVEESLALLPRGGRFVEMGKTDIRDAQEIAERHPGVRYQAFDVMEAGFERIGEMLEEIRVLFDEGALRPTPLTTFAVHRAPEAFRYLGQARHIGKIVLTLPVPLDPDGTVLVTGGTGLLGGLVARHLATEHGVRRLLLASRRGPAAEGAAELVADLRAAGAEVTVVACDVTDRDAVARLVGSAHRLTGVVHAAGVLSDGVLEALTREDLDTALRTKARSAWHLHELTRDHDLSLFVLFSSAAGMLGNAGQGGYAAANAYLDGLAEHRCARGLPGTSIAWGLWARESAMTGHLNETDRQRLAGMGLDPLTDEQGLALFDAALGLHRPVALAVPVDLDRLRRSGRPVPELLSALDPAAPVRRRVAASAAAATQADRLTGLPAPQRRAELLELVRESAAVVLGHTTATAVDADSAFKELGFDSLTAVELRNRLGGGTGLRLPPTVVFDHPTPAELAGFLDELLVPTEETTVRSVVTELERLAVAELAEHERSTLAQRLQEVLRRLGGPAGAEEERDLTAASDDELFDFIDGELDIA, encoded by the coding sequence ATGGAGAACGAAGGCCGACTGCGGAACTATCTCAAGCAGGCCGTCGGGGAGTTGCAGGACACGCGTGAGCGCCTGCGGGAGCTGGAGCGGGCGGCGGCCGAGCCGATCGCGATCGTCGGGATGGCCTGCCGCTTCCCGGGCGGGGTCGGCTCGCCCGACGGGCTGTGGGAGCTGGTGGCCGAGGGCCGCGACGCGGTCGGCGCGTTCCCCACCGACCGGGGCTGGGACATCGACGGCCGGTACGACCCCGAGCCGGGCGCGCCGGGCCGCTTCTACGCCCGTGGCGGCGGGTTCCTGTACGACGCGGCCGAGTTCGACGCCGAGTTCTTCGGGATCTCGCCGCGGGAGGCGCTGGCGATGGATCCCCAGCAGCGGCTGCTGCTGGAGACGTCGTGGGAGGCGCTGGAACGGACCGGCGTGGACCCGCAGTCGTTGCGGGGCAGCGACACCGGCGTGTACGTCGGGCTGATGGGCCACGGCGGCCAGCGCTACGGGCTCGGCGCACCGGAGTCCGGGCAGGGCGGCGAGGGGTTCGGCGGGACCGGCAGCGCCGCCAGCGTGGCCTCCGGCCGCATCGCGTACCTGCTCGGCCTGGAGGGGCCGACGCTCACCGTCGACACCGCCTGTTCCTCCTCCCTGGTGACGATGCACCTGGCGAGCCGGGCCCTGCGGGGCGGGGAGTGCTCGCTGGCGCTGGCCGGCGGCGCGGCGGTCATGGCCACCCTCGACACCTTCGTGGAGTTCTCCCGCCAGCGCGGGCTGGCCGAGGACGGCCGGTGCAAGGCGTTCTCCGCGGCGGCGGACGGCACCGGATGGTCCGAGGGCGCCGGCATGCTGGTGCTGGAGCGGCTCTCCGACGCGCAGCGGCTCGGGCACCCGGTGCTCGCCGTGCTGCGCGGCAGCGCGGTCAACTCCGACGGCGCCTCCAACGGCCTGACCGCGCCCAACGGGCCGTCCCAGCAGCGCGTCATCCGCCGGGCGCTGGCCGACGCGGGCCTCACCCCGGCCGAGGTGGACGCCGTCGACGCGCACGGCACCGGCACCCGGCTCGGCGACCCGATCGAGGCGCAGGCGCTGCTGGCCACCTACGGCCGGGACCGGCCGCCCGAGCGGCCGCTGTGGCTCGGGTCGCTGAAGTCCAACATCGGGCACGCCCAGGCCGCCGCCGGAGTCGGTGGCGTGATCAAGATGGTGCTGGCGCTACGGCACGGAATGCTGCCGAAGACGCTGCACGTCGAGGAGCCGACGCCCGCCGTGGACTGGACGTCCGGCGCGGTGGAACTGCTCACCGAGGCACGCGCCTGGCCCGAGACCGGCCGGCCGCGCCGGGCCGCCGTCTCGGCCTTCGGCATCAGCGGCACCAACGCGCACGTCATCCTCGAACAGGCCCCGCCCGACCCGCGGCCCGAGCCGGAGCAGGGGCCCGGCCCCACGCCGCCGCTGCTGCTGTCCGCGTCCTCCGCGGCGGCGCTCGCCGCCCGGGCGGAGCAACTGCACGCCCACATCACGGCCCGCCCGGACGCGCCCGTGGCCCGCGCGCTGGCCACCCGGGCGCCCCGGCTGGCCCACCGCGCGGCCGTGACCGGCGACGACCCGCTCGCGGCGCTGCGGGCCCTCGCCGAGGGACGGCCCAGCCCCGACGTCCTGCTCGGCACGGCGCAGCCGCGCGGCAAGACGGTCTTCGTCTTCCCCGGCCAGGGGTCGCAGTGGTCCGGCATGGCCCTGGAGCTGTACCACGCGTCGGACGTCTTCCGCGCCCAGTCGGACGCCTGCGCCGACGCCCTCTCGTCCCACGTCGACTGGAACCTGCTCGACGCGCTCGCCGGGCCGCTGGACAAGGTCGACGTGGTCCAGCCGGCCCTGTGGGCCGTCATGATCTCGCTCGCCGCGCTCTGGCGCCACCACGGCGTGGCCCCCGACGCGGTGCTCGGCCACTCCCAGGGCGAGATCGCCGCCGCGTACGTCGCCGGCGCGCTGTCCCTCGCCGACTCCGCGGCCGTGGTCGCCCTGCGCAGCAAGGCCATCACCCGGCTGTCCGGCACCGGCGGCATGGCGTCCGTCCAGCTCCCGGCGGCCGAGGCGGCGCGCCGCATCGAGCGGTACGCCGGCGCGGTGGAGATCGCCGCGGTCAACGGACCGAGCGGCACGGTCGTCGCGGGCACGCCCGCCGAACTGGCCGACCTCGTCGCCTCCTGCGAGGCCGACGGCATCCGCGCCCGGACCATCCCCGTGGACTACGCCTCGCACGCGGCACCCGTCGAGACCCTGCGGGAGGAGATCCGCACGGCACTGTCCGGCCTGCGGCCGCGGCCCACCCGTATCCCCTTCCACTCCACGGTCACCGGCCAGGTGATGGCCGGTGAGGAACTGGACGCCGAGTACTGGTTCCGCAACCTGCGCCGGACCGTCGGCTTCGCCGCGGGCACCCGCGCGCTGCTCGACCAGGGGCACCGGGTCTTCGTCGAGGTCAGCGCGCACCCCGTGCTCACCACCGCCATCGGCGAGACGGCCGAGGAGGCCGAGGCGTCCGACGCGCTGGTGCTGGAGTCGCTGCGCCGGGACGACGGCGGCCCGGCCCGGTTCCGCGCCGCGCTGGCCCGGGCCCAGGTGCACGGCGTCGACGTCGACTGGCACGTCGCGCCCGCCGCGGCGGAGCTGCCGACCTACCCCTTCCAGCGCCGGCGCTACTGGCTCCGGGAGGCCGCCGGACCCGGCGACACCGCGGCCCTCGGACTGCGGCCGGCGGACCACCCGCTGCTCGGCGCGGCCCTGCGCACGGCGGACGCGGACACGCTCGTCCTCACCGGGCGGCTGTCCCGCACCGCCCACCCCTGGCTGGCCGATCACCGGCTCGGCGACACCGTGCTGCTGCCCGGCGCGGCGCTGGCCGAACTCGCCCTGCACGCCGGGGACCGGGCCGGATGCGGCCATCTGGCCGAGCTGACCCTGCGCGAGCCGGTCGTCCTCGACACCGATCTGGACGTGCAGGTACTGGTCGGGCCGCAAGCCGGTGACCAGCGGCCGGTGAGCGTCCACACCAGCCCGAGCGGCCAGGAGGAGTGGACCCGGCACGCCGAGGGCCTGCTGACCACCGAACACCCGGCCGACCCCGGCGACCTGGCCGCCTGGCCGCCGGCGGGCGCGGTCGCCGTACCGGTGGCCGGTTTCTACGAGTCGCTGGCCGACCGCGGCTACTCCTACGGCCCGGCCTTCCGCGGCGTGCGCGCCGCCTGGCGGGACGGCGAGGTGCTGTACGCGTCGGTCGAACTGCCGGACGGACTCGACGTCTCGGGCTACGGGCTGCACCCCGCGCTGCTGGACGCGTCGCTCCACCCGGCCGGACTGGCCGGGACGGACGGCCTACGCGTTCCGTTCGGCTGGAGCGGTGTGCACCTGTATGCCACCGGCGCCCGGACGGCCCGGGTGCGCCTGTCCCCGGCCGGGCCAGACTCGATCGCCCTGCTGGTGGCCGACGAGACCGGGCGGGCGGTGGCGTCGGTGCGCGAGCTGGCGCTGCGTCCGCTGGACGCGGCCACGCTCGGGCGGCCGCGCGTGGACGGCTCCGCCCTGTTCGGCCTGGATCTGACGCCGGTGGAACTGCCGGATGCGCCCGCCGAGCCGGACTGGGTCACCCTCCCGGCGGACGGCCGCCCCGACCCCGCCGCACCGCGGCCGGCGACGGCCGCCCTGTGGGCCTGCCCCACCGGCGAGGTCGAGGAGGTCGTCGCCCGGACGCTGGACGTGGTGCGCACCTGGCTCGCCACGCGGGAACTCGCCGACGTCCCGCTCGTCGTCCTCACCCGCGCGGACGACCTGGCCCACCGCGCGGTGGCCGGTCTGCTGCGCACCGCGCGCACCGAACACCCGGGCCGGCTCCGCCACATCGACGCCGACGACCATCCGCACACCCGGCGCGCGCTGCCCGCCGCGATGGCCGCCGGACATCCGGAACTGACCGTACGAGGCGGCCGGGGCGCCGTGCCGCGGCTCGTCCGCGCCTCCGCATCCCCGCCGCTGACGGCGCCGCCGGACCAGCCCTGGCGGCTGTCCCTGACCTACCGCGGCGACCTCGACGGGCTGTCGCTCACCCCCTGCCCCGAGATGCTGCGCCCGCTGGAGGCGGGCGAGGTGCGCGTCGCGGTGCGGGCGGGCGGCCTGAACTTCAAGGCCGTGCTGCTGGAACTCGGCATGGTGGCACCGGACGGCTGGTCCTCGCTGGGCGAGGGCGCGGGCATCGTGCTGGAGACCGGCGCGGAGGTCACCGGACTGGCCCCCGGCGACCGGGTGATGGGCCTGTTCACCGGAGGTCTGGGCTCGGTCACGATCTCCGACGCCAGGCTCGTCGTCCCGATGCCGAAGCGCCTGTCGTTCGCGCAGGCCGCCGGCGTGCCGGTGGTCTATCTGACGGCGTACTACGGTCTGGCGGACCTGGCCGGGCTCCGGGCGGGCGAGTCGCTGCTGCTGCACGCCGCGACCGGCGGTGTGGGGTTCGCGGCCTTCCAGCTCGCCCGGCACTGGGGCGCCGAGGTGTTCGCCACCGCCGGCTCCGGCAAACGGGAGGTGCTGCGCGCCTGGGGCTTCGACGACGACCACCTCGCCGACTCCCGCAGTCTCGGCTACGCCGCCCGCTTCGGAGACGTCACCGGGGGCCGCGGTGTGGACGTGGTACTCAACTCGCTGGCCCACGAGCACGTCGAGGAGTCCCTCGCCCTGCTGCCGCGCGGCGGGCGGTTCGTCGAGATGGGCAAGACCGACATCCGCGACGCGCAGGAGATCGCGGAGCGGCATCCCGGTGTGCGGTACCAGGCGTTCGACGTGATGGAGGCCGGCTTCGAGCGCATCGGCGAGATGCTGGAGGAGATCCGGGTCCTGTTCGACGAGGGGGCGCTGCGTCCGACGCCGCTCACCACCTTCGCCGTGCACCGCGCGCCGGAGGCGTTCCGGTACCTCGGCCAGGCACGGCACATCGGCAAGATCGTCCTGACGCTGCCCGTGCCGCTCGACCCCGACGGCACCGTGCTGGTCACCGGCGGGACCGGCCTGCTCGGCGGGCTCGTCGCCCGCCACCTGGCCACCGAACACGGCGTGCGGCGGCTGCTGCTGGCGAGCCGGCGCGGCCCGGCGGCCGAGGGAGCCGCCGAACTCGTCGCGGACCTGCGCGCGGCGGGCGCCGAGGTGACCGTGGTGGCGTGCGACGTCACCGACCGGGACGCCGTGGCGCGACTGGTGGGCTCCGCCCACCGGCTGACCGGGGTGGTCCACGCCGCCGGGGTGCTCTCCGACGGCGTGCTGGAGGCCCTGACACGGGAGGACCTCGACACCGCGCTGCGGACGAAGGCCCGGTCGGCATGGCATCTGCACGAGCTGACGCGGGACCACGACCTCTCCCTGTTCGTGCTGTTCTCCTCGGCCGCCGGGATGCTGGGCAACGCGGGCCAGGGCGGGTACGCCGCGGCCAACGCGTATCTCGACGGCCTCGCGGAACACCGGTGCGCGCGGGGGCTGCCGGGTACGTCGATCGCCTGGGGACTGTGGGCGCGGGAGAGCGCGATGACCGGCCATCTGAACGAGACCGACCGGCAGCGGCTGGCCGGGATGGGGCTGGACCCCCTCACCGACGAGCAGGGCCTGGCCCTGTTCGACGCCGCCCTCGGCCTGCACCGCCCGGTGGCGCTGGCGGTCCCCGTCGACCTGGACCGTCTGCGCCGGAGCGGCCGGCCGGTGCCCGAACTGCTGTCCGCGCTGGACCCGGCCGCACCGGTCCGGAGGCGGGTCGCGGCGTCGGCCGCCGCCGCGACACAGGCGGACCGGCTGACCGGGCTGCCCGCGCCGCAGCGGCGCGCGGAACTGCTGGAACTGGTCCGGGAGTCCGCCGCCGTCGTGCTCGGCCACACCACGGCCACGGCGGTCGACGCCGACAGCGCCTTCAAGGAGCTCGGCTTCGACTCGCTGACCGCGGTGGAACTGCGCAACCGGCTGGGCGGCGGCACGGGGCTGCGGCTGCCGCCGACGGTCGTGTTCGACCATCCGACACCGGCCGAACTCGCCGGGTTCCTCGACGAACTGCTCGTCCCCACCGAGGAGACGACCGTGCGGTCGGTCGTGACCGAACTCGAGCGGCTCGCCGTGGCGGAACTCGCCGAGCACGAGCGCAGCACGCTCGCCCAGCGGTTGCAGGAGGTGCTGCGCCGCCTCGGGGGGCCCGCCGGCGCAGAGGAGGAGCGGGATCTGACCGCGGCCTCCGACGACGAGCTTTTCGACTTCATCGACGGCGAACTCGACATCGCCTGA
- a CDS encoding BTAD domain-containing putative transcriptional regulator: protein MDDEKPIALGGDRRRATLGLLLLNANREVATSKLLDGLWDIEETPTTARKILQNAVRGLRVMFAEHTRGDARPPALLTCAHGYQLQVDPEQVDMFRFHRLARTGRAELAAGRPAAAAATLREVLSLWRGRALADLVESGHSWSELTALQNARLDVMEDYYEAELANGRHQAVLGELEAMVAAEPLRERACHQLMLALYRSGRQADALAVYRRVRSRLAEQLGLEPGRELRLLQHAILVHDPSIAAPTGSGRPVVILGRRPEAEHRVRPVPRPVQLVPPAAAGGRSRVSAVLIRADFGGGGRGSDVGEALERTATTVREEVERFGGMVAGSTGSVTLALFRPASPQEDGADRSAERAVHAAMSLRQRISPDLPGGERPALRMAVTTGEISVRPRESFLEPLPVDGALLADCEWLLQLAEDREIVVCDRTRTLTRSAIRYGREGGPRRRWTAQGRCRPAPAEPFDRGPELDVLSSLLERVRHRARPHLVLVLGAPGIGKSPLLAEFERRVENAATVRLGPGRPVTTPDLAGLTEHRPLVVFADDLHLADNAVLELVEDLLDPPAPMPLLVVAAARPELFRRRPGWGAAQRHASRMTLEPVALDPLVEAPEGHELPRLCHAAG, encoded by the coding sequence ATGGACGACGAGAAACCGATCGCGCTCGGCGGCGACCGGCGGCGCGCCACACTCGGCCTGCTGCTGCTCAACGCCAACCGGGAGGTGGCGACCAGCAAACTCCTCGACGGCCTGTGGGACATCGAGGAGACGCCGACGACGGCGCGCAAGATCCTGCAGAACGCGGTGCGCGGCCTGCGCGTCATGTTCGCCGAGCACACACGCGGCGACGCCCGCCCACCGGCCCTGCTGACCTGCGCGCACGGCTACCAGCTCCAGGTCGACCCCGAACAGGTCGACATGTTCCGCTTCCACCGCCTGGCGCGCACCGGGCGCGCGGAACTGGCGGCCGGCCGTCCCGCCGCCGCGGCGGCCACCCTGCGCGAGGTGCTCTCGCTGTGGCGCGGGCGGGCCCTGGCCGATCTGGTGGAGAGCGGGCACTCCTGGTCGGAGCTGACCGCGCTGCAGAACGCCCGGCTGGACGTCATGGAGGACTACTACGAGGCCGAGCTGGCCAACGGCCGCCACCAGGCCGTCCTCGGCGAGCTGGAGGCCATGGTCGCCGCCGAACCGCTGCGGGAAAGGGCGTGCCACCAGCTCATGCTCGCCCTCTACCGCAGCGGCCGGCAGGCGGACGCCCTCGCCGTCTACCGCCGGGTGCGGTCCCGGCTGGCCGAGCAGCTCGGCCTGGAACCCGGCCGGGAGCTGCGGCTGCTCCAGCACGCCATCCTGGTGCACGACCCGTCGATCGCGGCACCCACCGGATCGGGACGGCCGGTGGTGATCCTCGGGCGCCGCCCGGAGGCGGAGCACCGCGTGCGCCCGGTTCCCCGGCCGGTCCAGCTCGTCCCCCCGGCCGCCGCCGGCGGCCGGAGCAGGGTCAGCGCCGTACTGATCCGCGCCGACTTCGGCGGCGGCGGGCGGGGCAGCGACGTCGGCGAGGCCCTGGAACGCACCGCGACGACGGTGCGGGAGGAGGTGGAGCGGTTCGGCGGCATGGTCGCCGGGTCCACCGGCTCGGTGACGCTGGCCCTGTTCCGGCCCGCCTCGCCGCAGGAGGACGGTGCCGACCGGAGCGCGGAGCGGGCGGTCCACGCCGCGATGTCGCTGCGGCAGCGGATCTCCCCCGATCTCCCGGGCGGTGAGCGGCCGGCGCTGCGGATGGCCGTGACGACGGGGGAGATTTCCGTGCGTCCCCGCGAGTCGTTCCTGGAGCCGCTGCCGGTCGACGGGGCGCTGCTCGCCGACTGCGAGTGGCTGCTCCAGCTCGCCGAGGACAGGGAGATAGTGGTCTGCGACCGCACCAGGACGCTGACCCGCTCGGCGATCCGGTACGGCCGGGAAGGCGGCCCGCGCCGCCGGTGGACCGCGCAGGGGCGCTGCCGCCCGGCGCCGGCCGAGCCCTTCGACCGCGGACCCGAGCTGGACGTCCTGAGCAGTCTGCTGGAACGGGTCCGCCACCGGGCCCGGCCGCATCTGGTCCTGGTGCTGGGCGCCCCGGGGATCGGGAAGTCACCGCTGCTCGCGGAGTTCGAACGCCGGGTCGAGAACGCCGCCACCGTACGGCTGGGCCCCGGCCGGCCGGTGACCACACCGGACCTGGCCGGGCTCACCGAGCACCGCCCGCTCGTCGTCTTCGCCGATGACCTGCACCTGGCCGACAACGCCGTACTGGAGCTCGTCGAGGACCTGCTGGACCCACCGGCGCCGATGCCGCTGCTGGTGGTCGCCGCGGCCCGGCCCGAACTGTTCCGCAGGCGCCCGGGATGGGGCGCCGCCCAGCGGCACGCCAGCAGGATGACGCTCGAACCGGTGGCACTCGACCCGCTCGTCGAAGCGCCCGAGGGGCACGAACTGCCCAGGCTCTGCCATGCCGCCGGCTGA
- a CDS encoding HAD-IIIC family phosphatase — protein sequence MSEAQSIVKCLVWDLDNTLWQGTLVEDGHVEVDDAIRKVVMELDARGVLQAVASRNDHDEAWARLEELGLAEYVVLPHIGWGPKSESVRRIAERLNFSLKTIAFIDDLPTERAEVAYHLPDVRCYPAEQAGTLLGLPEFSPPVVTVDARRRRRMYQAGFERDQEREKYQGADEDFLRSLDLEMRIGKARDEEITRVEELTLRTSQMNATGVHYSDAALRSLLSDEDHEVLVVSMTDRFGPHGAVGVMLIEKTPLAWRIKLLATSCRVVSFGAGAVLLRWLTDAAARAGVHLAADFRRTDRNRMMEVAYRFAGFTTARCACLASFSPPESTECLHLEPVRQDPPATMRVIAPEPLVGGPVTRWR from the coding sequence ATGTCCGAAGCACAATCGATCGTGAAATGCCTGGTCTGGGACCTCGACAACACCCTGTGGCAGGGCACGCTCGTCGAGGACGGCCACGTCGAGGTCGACGACGCGATCCGCAAGGTCGTCATGGAACTCGACGCGCGTGGAGTGCTGCAGGCCGTCGCGAGCCGCAACGACCACGACGAGGCGTGGGCACGCCTGGAGGAGCTCGGCCTGGCCGAGTACGTCGTCCTGCCGCACATCGGCTGGGGCCCGAAGTCGGAATCGGTGCGCCGGATCGCCGAGCGGCTGAACTTCTCGCTGAAGACGATCGCGTTCATCGACGACCTGCCGACCGAACGCGCCGAGGTCGCGTACCACCTGCCGGACGTCCGCTGCTACCCGGCCGAACAGGCCGGAACGCTGCTCGGCCTGCCCGAGTTCAGCCCGCCGGTGGTCACCGTCGACGCGCGCCGCCGCCGCCGGATGTACCAGGCCGGGTTCGAGCGGGACCAGGAGCGGGAGAAGTACCAGGGCGCCGACGAGGACTTCCTGCGCTCGCTCGACCTGGAGATGCGCATCGGCAAGGCCAGGGACGAGGAGATCACGCGGGTCGAGGAACTCACCCTGCGGACCAGCCAGATGAACGCCACCGGCGTGCACTACTCCGACGCCGCGCTGCGCTCGCTGCTGTCCGACGAGGACCACGAGGTGCTGGTGGTCTCGATGACCGACCGCTTCGGCCCGCACGGCGCGGTCGGGGTCATGCTGATCGAGAAGACCCCGCTTGCCTGGCGCATCAAGCTGCTGGCGACGTCCTGCCGGGTCGTCTCGTTCGGCGCGGGCGCGGTCCTGCTGCGATGGCTCACCGACGCCGCCGCCCGCGCCGGTGTGCACCTGGCCGCCGACTTCCGGCGCACCGACCGCAACCGGATGATGGAGGTGGCCTACCGGTTCGCGGGATTCACCACCGCGCGGTGTGCCTGTCTCGCCTCGTTCTCGCCGCCCGAGTCAACCGAGTGCCTGCATCTGGAGCCGGTCCGGCAGGACCCGCCGGCGACCATGCGTGTCATCGCCCCCGAGCCGCTCGTCGGCGGGCCGGTGACGCGATGGCGGTAG